In a single window of the Manis pentadactyla isolate mManPen7 chromosome 14, mManPen7.hap1, whole genome shotgun sequence genome:
- the SELPLG gene encoding P-selectin glycoprotein ligand 1: MPLQLLLLTLLGPGSSLQLWRAPEDGAKETPGLLLARSWVKVDRDLYSDMNEDYFTEGTDLPEIFQSSPASVTLSHKLLAVLGTLGQRGSAGPGTPELATLATGNPTDIDAGRTAIENLSAQLATRGIPSTRGPLTKEQVIVASPVMDTPSTDRAPSTELATMEALSIGSTDREALSVEPATTEVTTQPTASEALPMGSTVMGTLSVGPAATEALTTQSTASEALPMESTVVGALSVGPAATEALTTQPAATEALPMESTVVGALSTEPTATEALSKEPTATTAPSMERTATEALSTGPPTTRGLTTPLLMPSGTHHTTTVRAGSSSNIFINQRKNHQDLFPWSSAVPSPTEDLDRIPVRQCLLAILILALVATIFLVCTVVLAVRLSRKNHMYPVRSYSPTEMVCISSLLPEGGEGPAAVANGDVPKARGQGLKAGPGQCHEGDDLALQSFLP; this comes from the coding sequence ATGCCTCTGCAACTCCTGCTGCTGAccctgctgggccctgggagcAGCCTCCAGCTGTGGAGGGCCCCAGAGGATGGAGCCAAAGAGACCCCAGGTCTCCTGCTTGCCCGGAGCTGGGTCAAGGTGGACAGGGACTTATACTCTGATATGAATGAAGACTATTTCACAGAAGGCACGGACCTTccagaaatatttcaaagtagCCCTGCGTCTGTGACCCTGAGCCACAAGCTTCTGGCTGTGCTGGGAACCTTGGGGCAGAGGGGTTCTGCAGGGCCTGGAACTCCTGAGCTAGCCACTCTGGCCACAGGGAACCCCACTGACATAGATGCAGGGAGGACAGCTATAGAAAATCTGAGCGCACAGCTGGCCACAAGGGGGATTCCTTCCACACGAGGCCCTCTAACCAAAGAGCAGGTTATTGTAGCATCTCCCGTGATGGATACTCCATCAACAGACAGGGCTCCATCCACAGAACTGGCCACCATGGAGGCCCTGTCCATAGGATCAACAGACAGAGAGGCCCTGTCTGTGGAACCAGCAACCACAGAGGTCACCACACAACCCACAGCCTCAGAGGCCCTGCCCATGGGGTCCACTGTCATGGGGACCCTGTCCGTGGGACCAGCAGCCACAGAGGCACTGACCACACAATCCACAGCCTCAGAGGCCCTGCCCATGGAATCCACTGTCGTGGGAGCCCTGTCCGTGGGACCAGCAGCCACAGAGGCACTGACTACACAACCTGCAGCCACAGAGGCCCTGCCCATGGAATCCACTGTCGTGGGAGCCCTGTCCACAGAACCCACAGCTACGGAGGCCCTGTCCAAAGAACCAACTGCCACAACAGCCCCTTCCATGGAGCGCACTGCCACAGAGGCACTGTCCACAGGACCTCCTACTACAAGGGGCCTGACCACACCCCTTCTCATGCCTTCTGGTACTCACCACACCACCACTGTGAGAGCTGGAAGTTCATCTAATATCTTCATCAACCAGCGGAAAAATCACCAGGACCTTTTCCCCTGGAGCTCTGCGGTCCCTAGCCCCACGGAGGACCTGGACCGCATCCCTGTGAGGCAGTGCCTGCTGGCCATCCTCATCCTGGCCCTCGTGGCCACCATCTTCCTTGTGTGCACCGTGGTGCTGGCTGTCCGCCTGTCCCGCAAGAACCACATGTACCCCGTGCGCAGTTACTCCCCCACCGAGATGGTCTGTATCTCGTCCCTGCTGCCTGAGGGGGGCGAGGGGCCCGCTGCCGTGGCCAATGGGGACGTTCCCAAAGCCAGGGGCCAGGGCCTAAAGGCGGGGCCTGGGCAGTGCCACGAGGGGGACGACCTCGCCTTGCAGAGCTTCCTCCCTTAG